A single genomic interval of Drosophila virilis strain 15010-1051.87 chromosome 2, Dvir_AGI_RSII-ME, whole genome shotgun sequence harbors:
- the LOC6632305 gene encoding uncharacterized protein, giving the protein MSNAIKLLLLITAQALLSQRGVQAKRFFGAGQRIDGDQLLLKDVQHSRPASISEPPNVSFKYNIVEPITYIEIVSNQNIEAEVKFSYVDTLVVGIVRLVTNDGSTLEADIETASETPRPNLPAAFDVLITIYGYNETFLNVNPALLINRDSMYEGEMTPYDFDYENISEPYDNDKPQTVMMDDEDDEPSTDATTYGPDFELKDKIIEIGQRQKGDDLIYETYQTSPDVSKEQTNHTVIFYYIDSDFITYVKFVIFDHFADKIATAEDYTAPVAEYSHYSPTTLKATITDFNISSLFVQMFVYGYRGVDAPPPSYKPFLKGKSQIIDEKPSLTPLQRIQLLLLTGRSTTPSDLEQDETDDSEEDDAWRQIKPEDMVPDHVPDPSITNAVLEQQRAVPQRLYAMLGLMLFAVA; this is encoded by the exons ATGtctaatgcaattaaattgctcCTCTTGATCACGGCTCAGGCGCTGCTCAGCCAGAGAGGCGTCCAGGCCAAGAGATTCTTTGGTGCGGGTCAGCGCATTGATGGCGATCAGCTGCTGCTTAAGGATGTGCAGCATTCGCGTCCTGCGAGCATCAGTGAACCGCCCAATGTCAGCTTTAAGTACAACATTGTCGAGCCAATTACCTATATTGAAATCGTCTCGAATCag AACATTGAGGCCGAGGTGAAATTCAGCTATGTGGATACCTTGGTGGTGGGCATAGTCCGCCTAGTGACCAACGATGGGAGCACATTGGAGGCAGATATCGAGACAGCATCGGAGACGCCCAGGCCGAATCTGCCTGCGGCCTTTGATGTGCTTATCACAATCTATGGCTACAACGAAACCTTTTTGAATGTGAATCCAGCGCTGCTGATCAATCGGGACTCTATGTATGAGGGCGAGATGACACCCTACGACTTTGACTATGAGAATATAAGCGAACCGTACGACAACGACAAGCCCCAGACGGTGATGATGGACGATGAGGATGACGAGCCGAGCACCGATGCGACCACCTATGGCCCGGACTTTGAGCTCAAGGACAAGATCATAGAAATTGGACAACGGCAAAAGG GTGACGATTTGATATACGAAACATATCAAACATCTCCGGATGTGTCCAAAGAGCAGACAAATCATACGGTCATTTTCTACTATATTGACAGCGATTTCATCACCTACGTAAAGTTTGTCATCTTCGAT CACTTTGCGGATAAGATAGCCACCGCCGAGGACTATACGGCGCCCGTGGCCGAGTACAGTCATTATTCGCCGACCACGCTGAAAGCAACCATTACGGACTTTAACATCAGCTCGTtgtttgtgcaaatgtttgtttatggCTATCGCGGAGTCGATGCTCCACCGCCGAGCTATAAACCCTTCCTGAAAGGAAAAAGCCAAATAATTGATGAAAAACCCAGCCTGACTCCGTTGCAGCGTAtacagctgttgctgttgacggGTCGTTCGACCACACCATCGGATCTGGAGCAGGACGAGACGGATGATTCCGAAGAGGATGACGCATGGCGTCAGATAAAACCCGAGGACATGGTGCCCGATCATGTACCCGATCCGAGCATAACAAATGCAGTGCTCGAACAGCAGCGGGCCGTGCCGCAACGACTCTATGCGATGTTGGGCCTAATGCTATTTGCCGTGGCATAG